One Bacteroidota bacterium genomic region harbors:
- a CDS encoding DUF2141 domain-containing protein, with protein MLTRLLLIILSIISISFQENITLNIEINNLKNSKGKVLLELQDENKNTIKGISQEIVNNRCIISIEGLSPAKYVFKYFHDENDNKEIDINWIGIPKEGFGFSNNAKVNFGPSQHKMIFELNKDTTMVCNPQYLKK; from the coding sequence ATGCTAACAAGACTATTACTTATTATTCTATCAATCATATCCATTTCATTTCAAGAAAATATTACTTTAAATATTGAAATTAATAATCTAAAAAACAGCAAAGGAAAAGTCTTACTTGAATTGCAAGATGAAAACAAGAACACAATAAAAGGAATTTCACAAGAAATTGTAAACAATCGCTGCATTATTTCAATAGAAGGTTTAAGCCCTGCTAAATATGTTTTCAAATATTTTCATGATGAGAACGACAATAAGGAAATAGACATCAATTGGATTGGAATTCCCAAAGAAGGTTTTGGATTCTCAAATAACGCAAAAGTAAACTTTGGTCCATCACAGCATAAAATGATATTCGAGTTAAATAAAGACACGACAATGGTTTGTAATCCTCAATATTTGAAGAAGTAG
- a CDS encoding alpha/beta hydrolase, with amino-acid sequence MNVPAELLHFILKLFNAKKMVTGVLLKPARSNGFKYPKRLRRKFLTDHFLVKNRDVVTFKPKDESVSGHIVFLHGGAYTVEAQSGHWRFMEHLVQKSSFKLSFIDYPLTPEYNYKESHEMVFQAYIKLNEFYPNDNFYFVGDSAGGGFCLSFAQTLRNKSFIKMPVKIVLLSPWVDISLSNPKILELEKKDLLLDPKSLIICSYNFAGDLDLKDPIVSPLYGDMGNLNNIGIFVGTHEILLPDCRRLKIKIEESNTALLYKEYEAMQHDWMIFPIIERTILLNDVVNYLMD; translated from the coding sequence ATGAATGTACCTGCTGAATTACTTCATTTCATACTAAAGCTATTTAACGCAAAAAAGATGGTTACGGGAGTACTACTGAAACCGGCAAGGTCAAATGGATTTAAATATCCAAAAAGGTTAAGAAGGAAATTTTTAACTGATCATTTCCTAGTAAAAAATCGAGATGTAGTAACTTTTAAGCCCAAGGACGAGTCTGTTAGTGGACATATTGTCTTCCTCCATGGAGGAGCGTATACCGTTGAAGCACAATCAGGTCATTGGAGATTTATGGAACACTTAGTTCAAAAATCCTCGTTTAAGTTGAGTTTTATTGATTATCCGCTTACCCCGGAATATAATTACAAAGAGTCACATGAAATGGTATTTCAGGCATATATCAAATTAAATGAATTTTATCCAAATGACAATTTCTATTTTGTTGGAGACTCTGCAGGTGGTGGATTTTGTTTGTCTTTCGCACAAACGCTTCGCAATAAAAGTTTTATAAAAATGCCTGTAAAGATTGTTCTTCTTTCTCCCTGGGTAGACATATCATTGAGTAATCCCAAAATATTGGAATTAGAAAAGAAGGATTTACTACTTGACCCAAAGTCGTTGATAATCTGTTCGTATAATTTTGCAGGTGATTTAGATTTAAAGGATCCAATAGTTTCTCCACTATATGGAGATATGGGGAATCTAAACAATATTGGAATATTTGTAGGTACGCACGAAATACTTCTTCCTGATTGTCGAAGGCTGAAAATTAAGATTGAAGAATCTAATACTGCATTGTTGTACAAAGAATATGAAGCTATGCAGCATGATTGGATGATTTTTCCGATAATTGAACGTACTATATTATTAAATGATGTAGTCAACTATTTAATGGATTAG